One Kitasatospora sp. NBC_01266 genomic window carries:
- a CDS encoding MFS transporter, which translates to MRTGQVVHGTGRRIRKATSADGAGESGLAKLIELHALNSFGDMLITIALASTIFFSVPTSEARGRVALYLVVTMAPFALLAPVIGPLLDRLPHGRRAAMAMSMLSRAVLAWTMAGSISGGNLALYPEALGCLVASKAYGVVRSVVVPRLKPARVTLVKANSRVTLAGLLATGLAAGVGGALHLAGPAWPLRGAFLVFVIGTLMAFHLPHQVDSAKGEQRAVLHASPHQDPGGPAAAAPETPRAKASLRTVGPSVVLGLRAVAALRGLSGFLTLFLAFLLRVDPVGGVSPTVGLGLLALAAGGGNALGSVFGSWLRSRGAEATITAMLLLATAAAVASALWYGIVTVLVVAAVAGIAASLAKLALDSLIQRDVPEAVRTSTFARSETLMQLSWVAGGALGILLPLNGTLGLSVAAALLGVALVWTLLALVRLGVRGGAPHPRVA; encoded by the coding sequence CTGCGCACCGGGCAGGTGGTGCACGGCACCGGGCGCCGGATCCGCAAGGCCACCTCGGCCGACGGCGCCGGCGAGTCGGGCCTGGCCAAGCTGATCGAGCTGCACGCGCTGAACTCCTTCGGCGACATGCTGATCACCATCGCGCTCGCCTCCACCATCTTCTTCTCGGTGCCCACCAGCGAGGCCCGCGGCCGGGTGGCGCTCTACCTGGTGGTCACCATGGCCCCGTTCGCGCTGCTCGCCCCGGTGATCGGCCCGCTGCTCGACCGGCTGCCGCACGGCCGCCGGGCCGCGATGGCGATGTCGATGCTCAGCCGCGCGGTGCTCGCCTGGACCATGGCGGGCTCGATCAGCGGCGGCAATCTGGCGCTCTATCCCGAGGCGCTCGGCTGCCTGGTCGCCTCCAAGGCGTACGGCGTGGTGCGCAGCGTGGTGGTGCCCCGGCTCAAGCCGGCCCGGGTGACCCTGGTGAAGGCCAACTCCCGGGTGACGCTGGCCGGTCTGCTGGCCACCGGCCTGGCGGCCGGGGTGGGCGGGGCGCTGCACCTGGCCGGGCCCGCCTGGCCGCTGCGCGGCGCCTTCCTGGTCTTCGTGATCGGCACCCTGATGGCCTTTCACCTGCCGCACCAGGTGGACTCGGCCAAGGGCGAGCAGCGCGCGGTGCTGCACGCCAGCCCGCACCAGGACCCGGGCGGGCCGGCCGCGGCGGCCCCCGAGACCCCCCGGGCCAAGGCCAGCCTGCGCACGGTCGGACCCTCGGTGGTCCTGGGCCTGCGGGCGGTGGCCGCGCTGCGCGGGCTGAGCGGTTTCCTCACCCTCTTCCTGGCCTTCCTGCTGCGCGTCGACCCGGTCGGCGGCGTGTCCCCCACCGTGGGCCTGGGCCTGCTGGCCCTGGCGGCCGGCGGCGGCAACGCGCTCGGCTCGGTCTTCGGCTCCTGGCTGCGCAGCCGCGGCGCGGAGGCGACGATCACCGCGATGCTGCTGCTGGCCACGGCCGCCGCCGTCGCCAGCGCACTCTGGTACGGGATCGTGACCGTGCTGGTGGTGGCGGCCGTCGCCGGGATCGCCGCCTCGCTGGCCAAGCTGGCGCTGGACTCGCTGATCCAGCGCGACGTCCCGGAGGCGGTGCGCACCTCGACCTTCGCCCGTTCCGAGACGCTGATGCAGCTCTCCTGGGTGGCCGGCGGCGCGCTGGGCATCCTGCTGCCGCTGAACGGCACGCTCGGCCTGTCGGTGGCGGCGGCGCTGCTCGGCGTGGCGCTGGTCTGGACGCTGCTGGCACTGGTCCGCCTGGGGGTACGCGGCGGCGCACCGCACCCCCGCGTCGCGTGA
- a CDS encoding DUF3027 domain-containing protein, with protein sequence MRSRTPDRLCAEAVELARQAAVEAVGPAAVGSHLAVQAEGERVVTHTFECLDAAYRGWRWAVTVARAPRAKLVTLDEVVLLPGDDAVLAPQWVPWSERLRPGDLGPGDLLPTDADDVRLEPGWTGEDEPVPNSAVFDGEEELELTDPHVQPAPARARIGAVADELGMARARVLSRLGLHLAADRWEKAHGPQTPMAQSAPASCTSCGFLIPIGGSLGQAFGVCGNEYGPADGQIVSLAYGCGGHSEAAVLPAPPVPAELILDETVVEPMQLHPDRAGGSVEPDAPAEELGHS encoded by the coding sequence ATGCGAAGCCGTACCCCCGACCGGCTCTGTGCCGAAGCCGTCGAACTCGCCAGGCAGGCAGCGGTCGAGGCGGTCGGCCCTGCCGCCGTCGGCAGCCACCTGGCCGTCCAGGCCGAGGGCGAGCGGGTCGTCACCCATACTTTCGAGTGCCTGGACGCCGCCTACCGCGGCTGGCGCTGGGCCGTCACCGTGGCCCGCGCGCCGCGCGCCAAGCTGGTGACGCTGGACGAGGTCGTGCTGCTGCCCGGCGACGACGCGGTGCTGGCCCCGCAGTGGGTGCCGTGGAGCGAGCGGCTGCGGCCCGGTGACCTCGGGCCCGGCGACCTGCTGCCCACCGACGCCGACGACGTGCGGCTGGAGCCGGGGTGGACCGGCGAGGACGAGCCCGTGCCGAACTCGGCCGTCTTCGACGGCGAGGAGGAGCTGGAGCTGACCGACCCGCACGTGCAGCCGGCTCCGGCGCGGGCGCGGATCGGCGCGGTGGCGGACGAGCTGGGCATGGCCCGTGCCCGGGTGCTCTCCCGACTCGGGCTGCACCTGGCCGCCGACCGCTGGGAGAAGGCGCACGGCCCGCAGACCCCGATGGCGCAGTCCGCCCCCGCCTCCTGCACCAGCTGCGGCTTCCTGATCCCGATCGGCGGCTCGCTGGGCCAGGCCTTCGGCGTCTGCGGCAACGAGTACGGTCCGGCGGACGGTCAGATCGTCTCGCTCGCCTACGGTTGCGGCGGCCACTCCGAGGCGGCCGTGCTGCCCGCGCCGCCGGTGCCGGCCGAGCTGATCCTGGACGAGACCGTGGTCGAGCCGATGCAGCTGCACCCCGACCGGGCCGGCGGTTCGGTCGAGCCGGACGCCCCGGCCGAGGAGCTGGGCCACTCCTGA
- a CDS encoding cold-shock protein, which yields MPTGQVKWFNETKGFGFLSRDGGEDVFVHSKALPDGVSTLKPGQRVEFGVVAGHRGDQAMGVTLLEALPSVAAAQRRSADDMAPIVQDLITMLDTALPGLQHGRYPAKPVGQKLAAALRAVADQFDA from the coding sequence ATGCCCACCGGCCAGGTCAAATGGTTCAACGAGACGAAGGGTTTCGGCTTCCTGTCGCGCGACGGCGGTGAGGACGTCTTCGTCCACAGCAAGGCGCTGCCCGACGGGGTGAGCACGCTCAAGCCGGGGCAACGGGTGGAGTTCGGGGTGGTCGCGGGGCACCGCGGCGACCAGGCGATGGGTGTCACGCTGCTGGAGGCGCTGCCCTCGGTGGCCGCCGCGCAGCGCCGCAGCGCCGATGACATGGCGCCGATCGTGCAGGACCTGATCACCATGCTGGACACCGCGCTGCCCGGCCTGCAGCACGGCCGCTACCCGGCCAAGCCGGTCGGCCAGAAGCTGGCGGCGGCGCTGCGCGCGGTGGCGGACCAGTTCGACGCCTGA
- a CDS encoding 1,4-dihydroxy-6-naphthoate synthase, with amino-acid sequence MAEPLRVAYSPCPNDTFVFHAWAHGLIPGAEAPEVTFADIDVTNGQAERGELDLLKVSYAALPWLLDQYALLPCGGALGRGCGPLVLTLPGAGGDLSGKVVAVPSERSTAYLLFRLWAAEAVPGGLGEVVVLPFHEIMPAVRDGRVDAGLVIHEARFTYQEYGLAKLADMGEAWEARTGLPIPLGAIIAKRSLGAARLRELAAAIRGSVEAAWADPAASREYVLAHAQELDPAVADQHIGLYVNEFTAELGAEGYAAVRALLDRAAEQGLVPAVSPDALAFP; translated from the coding sequence GTGGCTGAACCGCTGCGGGTCGCGTACTCGCCCTGCCCGAACGACACCTTCGTCTTCCACGCCTGGGCGCACGGCCTGATCCCGGGCGCCGAGGCCCCCGAGGTCACCTTCGCCGACATCGACGTGACCAACGGCCAGGCCGAGCGCGGCGAGCTGGACCTGCTCAAGGTCAGCTACGCGGCGCTGCCCTGGCTGCTCGACCAGTACGCGCTGCTGCCCTGCGGCGGGGCGCTGGGCCGCGGCTGCGGGCCGCTGGTGCTCACCCTGCCGGGCGCCGGAGGCGACCTTAGCGGCAAGGTGGTGGCCGTGCCGAGCGAGCGCTCCACCGCCTACCTGCTGTTCCGGCTCTGGGCGGCCGAGGCGGTGCCCGGCGGCCTGGGCGAGGTCGTGGTGCTGCCGTTCCACGAGATCATGCCGGCGGTGCGGGACGGCCGGGTGGACGCCGGACTGGTGATCCACGAGGCGCGCTTCACCTACCAGGAGTACGGGCTGGCGAAGCTGGCCGACATGGGCGAGGCCTGGGAGGCGCGCACCGGCCTGCCGATCCCGCTGGGCGCGATCATCGCCAAGCGCTCGCTGGGCGCGGCCCGGCTGCGCGAACTGGCGGCGGCGATCCGCGGCTCGGTGGAGGCGGCCTGGGCCGATCCGGCGGCCTCCCGGGAGTACGTGCTGGCGCACGCCCAGGAGCTGGACCCGGCGGTGGCCGACCAGCACATCGGGCTGTACGTCAACGAGTTCACCGCGGAGCTGGGCGCCGAGGGCTACGCGGCGGTGCGCGCCCTGCTCGACCGGGCGGCCGAGCAGGGCCTGGTGCCGGCCGTGTCGCCGGACGCTCTGGCCTTCCCGTAA
- a CDS encoding futalosine hydrolase — MTQPDSGTEQPIRPRPGAGRLLVVVAVAAEAEAVLRGARHGRVTVLTAGVGPAAAASATAIALAAERHPLVLSAGIAGGFAPHAPIGAVVAADAIVAADLGAQTPEGFRDVAELGFGTTVHTPPPGAVALLAEATSAAVGPVLTVSTVTGSAARAAELTERHPGAVAEAMEGFGVAEAAARFGVPALELRTVSNAVGPRDRAAWRIGEALAALERAFALLPYDRLMEEATGG, encoded by the coding sequence GTGACCCAGCCCGACAGCGGCACCGAGCAGCCGATCCGCCCCCGGCCGGGAGCGGGTCGGCTGCTCGTCGTCGTCGCGGTGGCCGCGGAGGCCGAGGCCGTGCTGCGCGGCGCGCGGCACGGGAGAGTCACGGTGCTGACCGCCGGCGTCGGCCCGGCCGCCGCCGCGAGCGCCACCGCCATCGCGCTGGCCGCCGAGCGGCACCCGCTGGTGCTCTCGGCCGGGATCGCCGGCGGCTTCGCCCCGCACGCGCCGATCGGGGCGGTGGTCGCGGCCGACGCGATCGTCGCCGCCGATCTGGGCGCCCAGACCCCCGAGGGGTTCCGGGACGTCGCCGAGCTGGGCTTCGGCACCACCGTGCACACCCCGCCGCCCGGCGCCGTCGCGCTGCTGGCCGAGGCCACCTCGGCGGCGGTCGGCCCGGTGCTGACGGTCTCCACCGTCACCGGCAGCGCCGCCCGCGCGGCCGAGCTGACCGAGCGCCACCCGGGCGCGGTGGCCGAGGCGATGGAGGGCTTCGGGGTGGCCGAGGCGGCCGCCCGCTTCGGTGTGCCGGCCCTGGAGCTGCGCACCGTCTCCAACGCCGTGGGCCCGCGCGACCGGGCCGCCTGGCGGATCGGCGAGGCGCTGGCTGCACTGGAGCGCGCCTTCGCCCTGCTCCCCTACGACCGACTGATGGAGGAGGCCACCGGTGGCTGA
- a CDS encoding iron-siderophore ABC transporter substrate-binding protein: protein MHRPPSRRAVLGAALTAALGACDPTPGIQGPQAAGGASPAAQAVVTAATGTVVVPDQPLRVVVLDTPELDSAMTLGITPVGASRAAAERGLPSYWPASRLAEVAGTGTIGAPDLAAIRALRPELILSNLDRDGARYDALSRIAPTVLSRGTGYTWKENLQLHARALGRQAAAEAVVTAYRAQLAQTSHALGGPGSTAGRRISVVRFVQGGRIRLYGRQNFLGTILADLQLGRPEAQNVDRFDVEVTPDQLAGADGDVLLYATYGDPDAAGTTAVLASPAWQALNAVRASHAYQVDDQLWFQGIGCTGANLVLSQLQCLLSG from the coding sequence ATGCACCGTCCTCCGTCGCGGCGCGCCGTGCTGGGCGCGGCCCTGACCGCCGCCCTCGGCGCCTGCGACCCGACTCCGGGCATCCAGGGCCCGCAGGCGGCGGGCGGCGCGAGCCCGGCCGCCCAAGCCGTCGTCACGGCGGCGACCGGGACGGTGGTGGTGCCCGACCAGCCGTTGCGGGTGGTGGTGCTCGACACCCCCGAGCTGGACTCGGCGATGACCCTGGGGATCACCCCGGTCGGCGCCTCCCGGGCCGCCGCCGAGCGGGGCCTGCCGAGCTACTGGCCGGCCTCCCGGCTCGCCGAGGTGGCCGGCACCGGCACCATCGGCGCACCGGACCTGGCGGCGATCCGCGCGCTGCGCCCCGAGCTGATCCTGAGCAACCTGGACCGCGACGGTGCCCGCTACGACGCGCTGTCCCGGATCGCGCCCACCGTGCTCAGCCGCGGCACCGGCTACACCTGGAAGGAGAACCTCCAGCTGCACGCCCGGGCGCTGGGCCGGCAGGCCGCCGCCGAGGCGGTCGTCACCGCCTACCGCGCCCAGCTCGCCCAGACCTCGCACGCGCTCGGCGGCCCCGGCAGCACGGCCGGTCGCCGGATCAGCGTGGTGCGGTTCGTCCAGGGCGGGCGGATCCGGCTGTACGGCCGGCAGAACTTCCTCGGCACGATCCTCGCCGACCTGCAGCTCGGGCGGCCCGAGGCGCAGAACGTCGACCGGTTCGACGTCGAGGTCACCCCCGACCAACTGGCCGGCGCCGACGGCGACGTGCTGCTCTACGCGACCTACGGCGACCCGGACGCGGCGGGCACCACCGCGGTGCTGGCGAGCCCGGCCTGGCAGGCGCTCAACGCGGTCCGGGCGAGCCACGCCTACCAGGTGGACGACCAGCTCTGGTTCCAGGGCATCGGCTGCACCGGAGCCAACCTGGTCCTCTCCCAACTCCAGTGCCTGCTCAGCGGTTGA